The Thermoanaerobaculia bacterium genome contains the following window.
ACTTTAACCATGGGTCTCCCCCTTCAGGGAGGATTTCACGAAAACATAACCCCGCCGGGGGCCGGGTACGGCGCCCCGTATGAAGATAAGGTTGTTCTCGACATCGACTTTCACGATCTTTAAATTTTTCACGGTGACGCGCTCATTTCCCATCCGGCCGCCCATCCGCATGCCCTTCCAGACCCTCGAAGGGTAGGAAGATGCACCGATGGATCCGGGAGCTCTGTGGAACATTGAGCCGTGCGTTGCGGCTCCACCGCGGAAGTTGTGGCGCTTCATGACACCCTGGAAACCTTTACCCTTGGAGGTTGCCACGACATCAACCCATTCTTCTTCACCAAACTCGCTGACCGTGATCTGTTCTCCCACACTGCGGGAAGTCTTATCATTCAGGCGCAGTTCCATAAGCCTTCGAACTGCCGGTCCATCCGCCTTGGCAAGGTGTCCCTTGAAGGGTCGGGTCTGGTTCTTTTCCTTTACACGCTCGATCATGCCGAACTGAATGGCTTCGTATCCGTCGGTGGCCTGGGTTTTCACCTGCGTGATCACGTTGGGAGCAGCGTGGATCACCGTGACGGGAATCAGGCGCTCTTCGGTGAAGATCTGCGTCATGCCCAGCTTGCGTCCAATAATCCCTTTCATGACTTATCCCTTCTGCTGTTTCGTCGCCTTGATCTCCACGTGCACGCCTGCAGGCAGCTGGAGCTTCATAAGTGCGTCCAGTGTCTGGGGGCTCGGCTCAAGGATGTCCAGG
Protein-coding sequences here:
- the rplC gene encoding 50S ribosomal protein L3 codes for the protein MKGIIGRKLGMTQIFTEERLIPVTVIHAAPNVITQVKTQATDGYEAIQFGMIERVKEKNQTRPFKGHLAKADGPAVRRLMELRLNDKTSRSVGEQITVSEFGEEEWVDVVATSKGKGFQGVMKRHNFRGGAATHGSMFHRAPGSIGASSYPSRVWKGMRMGGRMGNERVTVKNLKIVKVDVENNLIFIRGAVPGPRRGYVFVKSSLKGETHG